Within Caproicibacterium argilliputei, the genomic segment ACGCATAGGCAAAGGTGGAAAGGTCTTTCGGAAGCGCATAAAGCTTGCCCTGCCCCGTCTTGCTTCCATCATAGCGGTAAGACTTGATAATGGTCGGCCAAAGATCATCAATCTTAACATCCTTGTTTTTAGCAATCAAATCATCCAACGGCATCACATAACCATTGTCGACGTAGCTGCGCACAGAATCCGGTCCAACATAAAAAATATCCGGCAGCTTTTTGGAAGTCATGGCTGCTGTCATTTTCGTGTTGTACTCATCCTGTGTCGTAACTTGAAAATTGATGTTTCCGACTTCACTTGCATGTGTTTTTTTAAACTCATTGATCAGCTTGGTGTAAACTTTCTTTTCGTGATCCTGCATATACACCAGGATATTCAGATTTGCCTTCCCATCAGCTGTTTTTGCGCCGCTGCTGCTGCTTCCGCAGCCAGCCATACTGCCTGCTACCAAAGCCGCTGAAAGCAGCAAGCTTGTAACGCGTGTAACTTTCTTCATTACAAATCCTCCCAAATGTTTTTTTGGGCGTCTCCAGCGCCCACGAAATATAATTAAGAATTTATTTAATTATATTCCTTTTGCTTTCATGAGCCAATATTAACATGATTGTTTGCCTATGTCAATGCTTTTTTGCACAAAGAAGCAAATTTTTTCTCTTTTAATTTTCCATTTCTCTGATATCTTCATAATTTTTGTTTGGAAGACTCGTACCGCAAAATTTATTGTTAAGATAATTATTATAATTAAGATTAACGAAAACTTCGAAACGAGTTCATACCATAATTGGATTATTTTTACATTTAACAACCCTGCGTATTTTCATTTCATGAATCGCTTTTTCAACTAAACGCAAAAAACAGCCCTGCCATACGGTTTTTACTCGTACCGGCAGGACTGCCGTCTGCTCCTTTTTACACCCGTGAAATACTGCATCAACTATTCGGACCAGCGTGGCGGTGTGTCCGGGCAGGTATTTGTCGCTTTTACTGCCCGCATTTCCACAAAGCAGCCGCACAGCGCGCACATACCGTTGCGCAGATTTTCACATCTGCGGCAGGTTTCCAAGCGTGCACGGTATGCAGAGTCCGGCGTTTTCACGTTCCGCGGAACCGCCGCCAAATACTCCCGCACCGTTGCAAACAGCTTCGTTTCTTCCGTCATATCTTCCAGCAGGCACCGCCTGCAGGGGGGACGGTCCAGTGTGTTCATTGCTCCCTGTCCTTTCCGGCCGCCGCAGCGGTTTCTTCGTAAAAATCATACTACAAAGCCGCCCGGCGTGCAAGCACGGCCTGCCTATTGACTTTTCTCAAAAATAAGACTATTCTGATAGCATCGCATGGCAAGAGAAAGGAAAGGGTGGTTGTATGCCGAAAAATCCGGCAGATATTCTCATGAATCCGGCGCGCCAGCGAATCATCCAGTATTTCGTTTTGCACAAGAAAGGCACTTCCGGACAGCTGGCTGAGGCGCTTCCGGATATTCCGCGTGCCAGTCTGTACCGCCACATTAAAATGCTTTATGATGCGGGATACTTGCAAGTTTTAGAAACCCACCCAGTGCGCGGCACAGAGGAGAAAACCTACTGCCTGACTGCACAGCCCATGGGAGAGAATGCTTCTGAAAAAGAAGTTTCCGCGCTCATTCAAAACCTGTTGTACGCGGTTATGACTTCATTTGCCCAGTATTTTCAAACACATGATACAGCAGACGCGCAAAAAGATTTGCTCAGCGTTTCTTCCTGCACGCTGCTGCTCACTGACGATGAATTTGCCGAGCTGCTCCGCCGGATCGGTCAGGTTTATCAAACATACCTCAACAACAAACCCAGTGCAGGGCGAAAAGAAAGATGTCTGACCTTTATTTCCGCTCCGCCAAAGCCAAGCAAAGGAGAGTCCCCATGCTAAACATCAAGAATCTTTCCAAGACCTACAAAGGCGGCAAAAAAGCCGTTTCCAACCTCACGCTGGACATTGAGGCCGGCGATATCTACGGCTTCATCGGCCACAACGGCGCCGGTAAAACCACCACCATCAAGTGCGCAGTCGGCATTTTAGACTTCGACGAAGGGGAAATCCGCATCGACGGGCAC encodes:
- a CDS encoding DUF6171 family protein; the protein is MNTLDRPPCRRCLLEDMTEETKLFATVREYLAAVPRNVKTPDSAYRARLETCRRCENLRNGMCALCGCFVEMRAVKATNTCPDTPPRWSE
- a CDS encoding helix-turn-helix domain-containing protein, whose product is MPKNPADILMNPARQRIIQYFVLHKKGTSGQLAEALPDIPRASLYRHIKMLYDAGYLQVLETHPVRGTEEKTYCLTAQPMGENASEKEVSALIQNLLYAVMTSFAQYFQTHDTADAQKDLLSVSSCTLLLTDDEFAELLRRIGQVYQTYLNNKPSAGRKERCLTFISAPPKPSKGESPC